tcaaataaacaagtttttgttgcattaactaggttgaaccaaacaatatttggttatgttttattccccataaccttggtaaccaaggttatacatgataacttgaaccaaacacactctTAGAGTTTTCTTTAATagtacaaaattaatttttttcttaaatatgtttatttcttattctgtctaTTTTTGTATGTATGTACATCTATTTTAACATGCTTAACTTTTATCTTTAACTCGTGTACTCATTTTATATCTCAACATTAAGTTTTATATAATATAGTAGGTCTAATTGTTATTTTGTAAAACTCATTACTATCATAAAGAAAATATTTGACATATTCCTCTATTTCAattatccttcttgtatcttaTATATAACATCTCTATCCACTCTTTTATCATttaaaacaaataattctaaatacttaaaactcttaATTCTAAGTAATTCATGATTttctatcttaataattgtcttaCTACTCtagctaaatttttaaatttcatatattttatcttcactaagttaaaatattttacttgtatttttcatcaaaattcaagtttaatatttactcATTCAAATATCTCTACCAAAATAATTTCATCCACGAATAACATATACAATGATAATATCTCTTAGATGTGTCCAATGAGTGTTATATTTAAGAGTGTCCTAAACAATCGTCTTagatattgtattatttatttgataaataaaattcactatttgagtgtacatTATATATGTATGTGATttgattttaaacttaattaatgaaGTTCACAATACAAAGTAAACAAAAGAGAAATTATGATTGAATCACAATTAGTGAGTATTTAATCATGtgtaattatgtataatttgaaATCTTCCCTAATCGATAAATTGATGAGGCTAGACATCGTCAATTCTGTGAGATTAGAACATATTACAGTTCTTGGCTTAACTAAGTAGTTGGTCCTCACTGACTGAAAatattgggatgttgagagttgATATGTGGATGCTAGTTAAAAGTAACTAGTTTATCGGATATGACCTGCTATGAGATTTCATGTGATTTTTTATATGTCAATGAAGATTTTATTATAGTTTAGTGCAATTTTCCTTAGACTTGAGGTATTTGAGTCATtttggtcatgaagacttatattttaacatcttaaCAAAAACATCTCTCAGAAGGTGTAGGTCTAGGATGATTGTGTATAAGTCAATATATTTGACAATGTTTGAATAACACACAGAGGATGCACCACTTCTTTAATAAAGAAGATGTATACCCTACGACCTCTTGTTTATTACTTGTAAGTCTTTGACAAAAGTAAAATATGTTAAGAGGATATGATTTTTTTGGATATGTGTGTGAGTAATTTAGAGAGAGTAGACTGGATgacaatttaattaactaatgcaTGACTaaatattcatttttttaaaataaaaagtttttATTCCAATTGGAGTCGACTTAACTTCCAACTGATAATAGATTAGTCGACTAAGGGACTGCTTATTTAGAGGGTTTGATAAATGAGGAATGGGAAAGGAATGAAATATAGGTGCTTGGTTTGAGGGTTTCATTTTTTCACAAGGGTTTCATTCATTATTTGTTAGCAATCATTCATTCCCTACTAAAACCAGTGGTTTGAAACTCATTCCTTGAAAAAGCCTCCCATTGCTAATGATACTTATTCCCCTTGCTAAACCAAACAACTCCATTAAATTAATGATACCCGGCCTATTATCATTCCCCACTAATatcattctcattcccattctcaTTCCCCTTATTGAACCAAGCAGCTCCTAAGGTTTTGTTATCAGCGACATAATTTTTATGTTTACAACAAAATCAACTGAAGAGTCTAATGaattagttttaaatttaaaatattatctgATTGAATAAGAACTTATTCAAATTGAGTCAATCCAAATAGATAGAGTCAACTAAGATTATATCAATCAAATGCTAGAAAAATCATTTGGCAAGTTTCAAAATGATGTGGATAACAATCATCTAGAAAGGTTTTAAGTTGATTGAAGACAACAGTTAACAAAACTGATTCTACGAAGATCAAGTTTTAGttgattgatgatttaaatagttaattaatattaatgcaaattagatgttagaacttatccATGGCCATTAAAGAACTATTAAAAAGAAAACGAAAGGcatcaattttattttaaaaaataaacaattccGACTTTTTCTATAATATTCTTGTTTCATATTATATCAACCGTTATATATCTATACATTCACCTTAATATCCTCGTTTTTAAAACTCTCAATCTTTTAGAGATGCTCAAACATTTAAAGCATTTCTTCTAATCTCTGATATTCCCACACAAAAGAACTCATCAACCACAAAATGAGAATCAAATCTTAAATCATTCTAAGAAATCCTCGCACAGTCGTTTAAATAAGTAAGTTTTTACAACAAAATTTTGGCTGCAGCATCATCCATAGTTGAAAGATCATATCGAAAACACTATTCTTGCAACTAAGAGATGCACTAAGAGTGCTCAAAAGAGAAGTTATCGACAAAATTCTCTTTTGACACCAAGTGAAATCCAAGTCTAAACGTCAAAGAAGCATCCTCCTTTAAGAACATCTCGGCCCACTTTAGACCAGTAGAATGCATACAACAATATTATTTGTTAGTTGCAGGGCTGaaaattaacatacaatatttctaCAACAAGGTATCGATAGAAAGGATACAAATGACAACATTTTTCAAAAGTTCATTTACCAATAGTCTCCACAAGAACAAGAGCCATCAACAAAATGGTGGAACCTATTCCGATCTCTGACGATGATCTTCCGCTTTGTGATCCTAGATATCAACTTGGTGGCCGTATGACAATCTGCGCAAACACGGAGGTTCTTCGCAATCTTGATTGTCGTCCCCGGTTGAGTGCTTATGAGCCCAAAGGCAATTGCCAATTTCTCACTATGAACTCCAAGCACCCTCTCTTTCGCTGCCTCCTCTAAGTCATGCAATACCAGCTCAGTTTGCGGTGCGTAGCCATGAGCTCTGAGAAGTGCATTCAGCTCCTCCAACATCATGTAGATCTCTTCGCTTCTTGGATGGCTCAAGTCTCCCACAACAAACTCATGCACTTTGTTAGCTACTTCAATCGAAGTACAGCCGGGCTCTTTCTCCACTCCATTCTCCTTCATCAAGGTCCTCACTCGACCCACAGCTTCCCAATTCCCCACCGCAGCATATATATTCGATAGAAGGATGTACGTCCCCGAATTTGCAAGGTCTTTACTAACAAGGAAATTCGCAATCTTCTCCCCCAAGGCCATGTTGTTATGAAGCCTACAAGCTGCCAACAATGAGCCCCAGATCACTGGGTCTGCCGGAATCTTCATCCCTTGAACAAGCTCAAAAGCTTCTTCCACAAACCCAGCACGACCGAGAAGATCCACTATGCAACCATAGTGCTCGATCTTAGGCTCGATCCCGTAATCCTTTTCCATCGAGCGGAATAATTCCCGCCCTTCTTCAACCAAACCAGAATGGCTACAAGCATTCAGGACCCCAATGAATGTGATATCTGTTGGTTGGAGACCTTCCGCGCGCAGTCTAGAGAATAGTTCAAGGGCCTCGCGGCTGTACCCATGCATTGCATAGCCTCCGATCATCGAATTCCAAACAACAACATCCTTGTCAGTGATGCTATCGAAGACTGCACGAGCATCTTCCAAGCTGCCGCATTTCCAGTACATGTCGATCAATGCAGTGCCCACTTTGGGATTGAACTCTATGGGATTGTTGTCTATGAAGGAATGCACCCATCTGCCCACCCCCGCGGAGCCCTGCTGGGCAATGGCAGAGAGTACCGAAATCACCGTGACCTCGTTCGGTTTCACTGACGACCGTAGCATCTTCCTGAACAATAGCAGGGCCTGGTTAGGCTGGCCGCGCTGGGTGTAGCCATCGATCATGGTGTTCCAACAAATAGAATCTCTCTCGCCCATTTCGTCGAACAACTTCCGGGCCTGGTCCAAATCGCCCATTTTAGAGTAGCAGGTCATCATGGCTGTGGACGACACTAGCCGTCTCTCAGGCATTGCATCAAACAGGCTGCGGGCGGACACGACGTCGCCGCCGCGAGCGTACATGTCGAGGAGAGCAGTGGCGACGTAGGGATCTGAGTGGAGAGATAGCTTGAGGGAGTGGCCGTGGAGAGCACGACCCGAGCGCAAAGGGCAAGCCTTGAGGGCGGAAGAGAAGGTGAAGGCGTTGGGCTCGACGGAGGAGGAAAGCATGTCGGAGAAGAGAAGGAGCGCGTCGCCGTGGAGGCCTTGGAGTGCGTGGGCGTGGATGGCGGCGGTCCAGAAGTAGATGTTGGGGCTGGGAGTGAGGCGGAGGAGGGAGAGGGAGCGGTCGAGGAGGCCTAGGCCGGAGTAGGCGCGCTGGAGCTTGAAGTTGACGATGGGGTGGTGGTGGAGGCCTGCGCGGAGGACGGCGGCGTGGAGCTGGAGGAGGTTGTGCGTCGAGCGGCATTGCTCAATTAGGGCGGCGGCGTGGTCAGAAGGAAGGAGAGGGTGCTGCGCCGCCGGAGGAGGGTCGCGTGAGTATGAGGCGCCGCCGCCGCCGAGAGCGAGAGCGGAGCCTAATGGGGCCGCTGACATGATCTCACCGGAAACGGCCTTATCCGCTCTCCCAACTGATAACACGGGAGGATTTCATTTTGCATTTTGCCACCCATAGTCTCCAATTTCAACAAAATGTCCACAATAACCACATAAAATAGAATATTAAGCATTCGTTTGCACaggttgacgggggcgctgagGGTGAACGTATTAACTTTTTCTTTTTGCCACCATTAAGCATTCGTTTGAAGAAAAGGTCTCACCTCATGGTGTTTTCATTTCTTAGATATCATATCAAAACTTATTCTACTAGTACTTTTATTGATCAAGTATTTGATCAATCTATTAGTTCTCTTCAATTTTGATGTGTTAGTTTTTCTATGAGTATTTATATTATTCCCAGGGTGTAGTACAACTATGATTTCATAGTCAAGAGGTTCAGAGTTTGATCATCAGGATGTTATTACCTAGAATTAGCGTCTCGACCATACACTTTTAACTGTGTACCTATATTTACTTTCCTCTATATCCATGGGACCGATTCTAGATAACCGTTGATGTGacgatttcatattttttttaagcaTTCATTTGAATATTAATATATATCATCTGTTGTATTAATTTAAATGTAGCCCCAACTA
This region of Zingiber officinale cultivar Zhangliang chromosome 9A, Zo_v1.1, whole genome shotgun sequence genomic DNA includes:
- the LOC122020907 gene encoding pentatricopeptide repeat-containing protein ELI1, chloroplastic-like; the encoded protein is MSAAPLGSALALGGGGASYSRDPPPAAQHPLLPSDHAAALIEQCRSTHNLLQLHAAVLRAGLHHHPIVNFKLQRAYSGLGLLDRSLSLLRLTPSPNIYFWTAAIHAHALQGLHGDALLLFSDMLSSSVEPNAFTFSSALKACPLRSGRALHGHSLKLSLHSDPYVATALLDMYARGGDVVSARSLFDAMPERRLVSSTAMMTCYSKMGDLDQARKLFDEMGERDSICWNTMIDGYTQRGQPNQALLLFRKMLRSSVKPNEVTVISVLSAIAQQGSAGVGRWVHSFIDNNPIEFNPKVGTALIDMYWKCGSLEDARAVFDSITDKDVVVWNSMIGGYAMHGYSREALELFSRLRAEGLQPTDITFIGVLNACSHSGLVEEGRELFRSMEKDYGIEPKIEHYGCIVDLLGRAGFVEEAFELVQGMKIPADPVIWGSLLAACRLHNNMALGEKIANFLVSKDLANSGTYILLSNIYAAVGNWEAVGRVRTLMKENGVEKEPGCTSIEVANKVHEFVVGDLSHPRSEEIYMMLEELNALLRAHGYAPQTELVLHDLEEAAKERVLGVHSEKLAIAFGLISTQPGTTIKIAKNLRVCADCHTATKLISRITKRKIIVRDRNRFHHFVDGSCSCGDYW